A window of Natrinema versiforme contains these coding sequences:
- a CDS encoding L-threonylcarbamoyladenylate synthase, with amino-acid sequence MSEFDRAAEAIEAGELVVYPTETVYGLAADALDPAAVERVFEVKGRDRSKPISFAVPSVPSALRHVRATERERQFMGTFLPGPVTVLCRRRDSVPDELTAGRDRVGVRVPDHAVALRLCERAGTPITSTSANVSGRESARRPAELDPEIREAAAVVLDDGETDGGTESTVVDVSSETIHRRGAMADEIEVWLERH; translated from the coding sequence ATGAGCGAGTTCGACCGCGCAGCCGAGGCGATCGAGGCGGGGGAGCTCGTCGTCTACCCGACCGAGACGGTCTACGGCCTCGCCGCGGACGCCCTCGATCCCGCCGCCGTCGAGCGCGTCTTCGAGGTGAAAGGCCGGGACCGCTCGAAACCGATCTCCTTCGCGGTGCCCTCGGTCCCGTCGGCGCTGCGACACGTCCGCGCGACCGAGCGGGAGCGACAGTTCATGGGAACGTTTCTCCCCGGCCCCGTGACGGTCCTCTGCCGGCGACGCGACTCCGTCCCCGACGAACTCACGGCGGGGCGGGACCGCGTCGGAGTCAGGGTGCCGGACCACGCCGTCGCGCTGCGACTCTGTGAGCGGGCCGGAACGCCGATCACGTCGACCAGCGCGAACGTCAGCGGGCGGGAGAGCGCCCGCCGACCCGCCGAGCTCGATCCCGAGATCCGCGAGGCCGCGGCCGTCGTCCTCGACGACGGGGAGACCGACGGCGGGACCGAGAGCACCGTCGTCGACGTCTCGAGCGAAACGATCCACCGACGCGGCGCGATGGCCGACGAGATAGAGGTCTGGCTCGAGCGACACTGA
- a CDS encoding redoxin domain-containing protein, with translation MPEFDVVELGPADHPEPGEEAPEFTRPFVTDEFWEDRTLSDLVGDGESRTILVFTPMTGSFLAKYVWDELEERNWDERADRVVGVTASTPYGVKRFLEDNDYPFAFFADPGNRVAESYGIDHDLDGMTGISEPRVAFFALGDDRTVEGTWVATDWPDFPDYDALEAELGLE, from the coding sequence ATGCCGGAGTTCGATGTCGTCGAATTGGGTCCGGCGGACCACCCCGAACCCGGCGAGGAAGCCCCCGAGTTCACCCGACCGTTCGTCACCGACGAGTTCTGGGAGGATCGAACGCTGTCGGACCTCGTCGGCGATGGCGAGAGTCGAACCATCCTCGTCTTCACCCCGATGACCGGCTCGTTCCTCGCCAAGTACGTCTGGGACGAACTCGAAGAACGCAACTGGGACGAACGTGCGGACCGCGTCGTTGGCGTCACGGCCTCGACGCCCTACGGCGTCAAGCGGTTCCTCGAGGACAACGACTACCCCTTCGCGTTCTTCGCCGACCCCGGCAACAGGGTCGCGGAATCGTACGGGATCGACCACGACCTCGACGGCATGACCGGTATCAGCGAACCGCGGGTCGCCTTCTTCGCGCTCGGCGACGATCGAACGGTCGAGGGCACGTGGGTCGCCACCGACTGGCCCGACTTCCCCGACTACGACGCCCTCGAGGCGGAACTCGGCCTCGAGTAA
- a CDS encoding glutathione S-transferase N-terminal domain-containing protein: MSETAEPPITFYRLQGCPYCERVARLLNEYDLSYRSRFVEPMHSERNVVKRVAGVRTVPVVVDENTGVTMAESANIVDYLESTYGRDRPDAAAAGAGGDD, encoded by the coding sequence ATGAGCGAGACCGCCGAGCCACCGATCACGTTCTACCGGCTCCAAGGCTGTCCGTACTGCGAGCGGGTCGCCCGGCTGCTCAACGAGTACGACCTCTCGTACCGGTCGCGGTTCGTCGAACCGATGCACTCCGAACGGAACGTCGTCAAGCGCGTCGCCGGCGTCCGGACCGTTCCCGTCGTCGTCGACGAGAACACCGGCGTCACGATGGCGGAGAGCGCCAACATCGTGGACTACCTCGAGTCGACCTACGGGCGCGACCGGCCCGACGCGGCCGCGGCGGGTGCCGGAGGTGACGACTGA
- a CDS encoding hemolysin family protein — translation MALSPLFAVPLAAYEVPFVGLEFDQSVVTTLGALAVVVLIALSGFFSSSEIAMFNLPKHRLEGMIEDDIPGAELVKGLKNDPHRLLVTILVGNNIVNIAMSSIATAILSMHFGGLVGVLLATFGITALVLLFGESVPKSYAVENAETWSIRIARPLKATEYLLYPLIALFDYLTRQINNLIGSTGAIESPYVTRDEIQEMIESGEREGVLEEEEHEMLQRIFRFNNTIVKEVMTPRLDMTAVPKDADIDEAIETCIQSGHARVPVYEGSLDNVQGVVHIRDLVRDLNYGETGDAELELADLIQPTLHVPESKNVDELLTEMRENRMHMAIVIDEFGTTEGLVTMEDMIEEIIGEILEGGEEQPIEAIDDDTVLVRGEVNIEDVNESLEIDLPEGQEFETIAGFIFNRAGRLVEEGEEITYDGVRITVETVENTRILKARLKKLEVPDEESEAEPESEAAPMEIDENDE, via the coding sequence ATGGCGTTGTCTCCGCTGTTTGCGGTTCCGTTGGCTGCCTATGAAGTCCCGTTCGTGGGACTCGAGTTCGATCAGTCGGTAGTGACGACTCTCGGCGCGCTCGCCGTCGTCGTCCTCATCGCCCTCTCCGGGTTCTTCTCCTCGTCCGAGATCGCGATGTTCAACCTGCCGAAACACCGGCTCGAGGGGATGATCGAGGACGACATCCCGGGTGCGGAGTTGGTCAAGGGGCTCAAGAACGACCCCCACCGGCTGCTCGTGACGATTCTGGTCGGCAACAACATCGTCAACATCGCGATGTCCTCGATCGCGACGGCGATCCTGTCGATGCACTTCGGCGGGCTGGTCGGGGTCTTGCTGGCGACGTTCGGGATCACCGCGCTCGTTCTCCTCTTCGGCGAGAGCGTCCCCAAGTCCTACGCCGTCGAGAACGCCGAGACGTGGTCGATTCGCATCGCGAGGCCGCTGAAGGCGACGGAGTACTTGCTTTATCCGCTGATCGCCCTCTTCGATTACCTGACGCGCCAGATCAACAACCTCATCGGATCGACGGGTGCGATCGAGTCACCGTACGTGACCCGTGACGAAATTCAGGAGATGATCGAGTCCGGCGAGCGCGAGGGGGTCTTAGAGGAGGAGGAACACGAGATGCTCCAGCGGATCTTCCGCTTTAACAACACGATCGTCAAGGAGGTGATGACCCCGCGACTCGACATGACGGCGGTTCCGAAAGACGCCGACATCGACGAGGCGATCGAGACCTGTATCCAGAGCGGTCACGCCCGCGTCCCCGTCTACGAGGGCAGCCTCGACAACGTCCAAGGCGTCGTCCACATCCGCGATCTGGTCCGCGACCTCAACTACGGCGAGACCGGCGACGCCGAACTCGAGCTGGCGGATCTCATCCAGCCGACCCTGCACGTGCCCGAATCGAAGAACGTCGACGAACTCCTGACCGAGATGCGGGAAAATCGGATGCACATGGCGATCGTCATCGACGAGTTCGGGACCACGGAGGGGCTGGTGACGATGGAGGACATGATCGAGGAGATCATCGGCGAGATCCTCGAGGGCGGCGAGGAACAGCCCATCGAGGCAATCGACGACGACACCGTCCTCGTCCGCGGCGAGGTCAACATCGAGGACGTCAACGAATCCCTCGAGATCGACCTCCCCGAGGGCCAGGAGTTCGAGACCATCGCCGGCTTCATCTTCAACCGCGCGGGCCGGCTGGTCGAGGAAGGCGAGGAGATAACCTACGACGGCGTCCGAATTACGGTCGAAACCGTCGAGAACACCCGCATTCTGAAAGCCCGGCTCAAGAAACTCGAGGTGCCGGACGAGGAGAGCGAAGCGGAGCCGGAAAGCGAGGCTGCGCCGATGGAAATCGACGAAAACGACGAGTGA
- a CDS encoding inorganic phosphate transporter, protein MVEIATLGTFLVAALASLFMAWAIGAGSSGSTPFAPAVGANAISVMRAGFLVGLLGFAGAVLQGANVSEAVGTGLIAGDVTLSSLAATLALLIAAGLVAIGIFTGYPIATAFTVTGAVIGTGLAMGGDPAWPKYTQIATLWVLTPFVGGSIAYAVARALRAEVVAEEYLIIVLAAVVGAIVANIEFALLGSGSGGASIAQASSGWIPGPAVAGTAAATLVIAALWAGAIAVDLRSGTERGERHFLLILGGLVAFSAGGSQVGLAIGPLIPLSGELDLPLIAMLVGGGFGLLLGSWTGAPRMIKAISQDYSSLGPRRSIAALIPSFIIAQAAVLYGIPVSFNEIIVSAIIGSGYAAAGSGGGVSARKMGVTVLAWIGSLAGAIVVSYVGYTAVGAILL, encoded by the coding sequence ATGGTCGAAATCGCCACGCTCGGAACCTTTCTCGTGGCCGCACTCGCGAGTCTCTTCATGGCCTGGGCGATCGGTGCCGGCTCGAGCGGCTCCACCCCGTTCGCACCGGCCGTCGGCGCGAACGCGATTTCGGTGATGCGAGCGGGCTTTCTCGTCGGACTGCTGGGTTTCGCCGGCGCAGTTCTGCAGGGGGCGAACGTCTCCGAGGCGGTCGGGACCGGACTGATCGCCGGCGACGTGACGCTCTCGTCGCTTGCCGCCACGCTCGCCCTGCTCATCGCGGCCGGACTGGTCGCGATCGGTATCTTCACTGGCTATCCGATAGCGACGGCGTTTACGGTTACCGGCGCAGTCATCGGGACCGGTCTCGCGATGGGCGGTGACCCGGCGTGGCCGAAGTACACCCAGATCGCCACGCTGTGGGTCCTGACACCCTTTGTCGGGGGCTCGATCGCCTACGCGGTCGCCCGAGCGCTCCGCGCCGAGGTGGTCGCCGAGGAGTACCTCATCATCGTCTTGGCCGCCGTCGTCGGCGCGATCGTCGCCAACATCGAGTTCGCGCTCCTCGGGTCGGGGTCCGGCGGGGCGTCGATCGCACAGGCCTCGAGCGGCTGGATTCCCGGACCGGCGGTCGCCGGAACCGCCGCCGCGACGCTCGTGATCGCGGCGCTGTGGGCGGGCGCGATCGCGGTCGATCTCAGAAGCGGAACCGAACGCGGCGAGCGCCACTTCCTGCTGATCCTCGGCGGGCTCGTCGCGTTCTCCGCCGGCGGCAGTCAGGTCGGGCTCGCGATCGGGCCGCTGATCCCGCTGTCGGGCGAACTGGACCTGCCGCTGATCGCGATGCTCGTCGGCGGCGGCTTCGGCCTGTTACTGGGGTCGTGGACCGGCGCGCCGCGAATGATCAAGGCGATCTCGCAGGACTACTCCTCGCTGGGGCCGCGGCGGTCGATCGCCGCGCTCATCCCCTCCTTTATCATCGCGCAGGCCGCGGTCCTGTACGGCATTCCGGTCTCGTTCAACGAAATTATCGTCAGCGCGATCATCGGGAGCGGCTACGCCGCGGCCGGCAGCGGCGGCGGCGTCAGTGCCCGCAAGATGGGCGTTACCGTACTCGCGTGGATCGGGTCGCTCGCCGGTGCGATCGTCGTCTCCTACGTCGGCTACACCGCCGTCGGCGCGATCCTCCTCTGA
- a CDS encoding DUF5828 family protein: MEESISGFKVRGDWGDIVEHGERITRALRDVDVHDPDQEYGARFARAFEEWDEWRPKAHETLDSDVSEKTADQASVEEGKGEKAGKEPDEDIKTAGEKLSESYEQLEDDDAEAAVDNWKESIDYVARAADSASRKALRRVEDTVYQNVMTQLAPYYFDNELISANIQQAARNGGNGEQFVFEVNVNDDVLKESVSDRLADYEDEVDRWHVEIEKDTDAAEAIEGAEPPPEPDDNSRSTTN; this comes from the coding sequence ATGGAAGAGAGTATCTCGGGGTTCAAAGTTCGCGGTGACTGGGGCGACATCGTCGAACACGGCGAGCGCATCACGCGCGCGCTTCGAGACGTCGATGTCCATGATCCTGACCAGGAGTACGGCGCGCGCTTTGCACGCGCCTTCGAGGAGTGGGACGAGTGGCGTCCCAAGGCCCACGAAACCCTCGATTCCGACGTCAGCGAAAAGACCGCCGATCAGGCCAGCGTCGAGGAAGGGAAAGGCGAGAAAGCCGGCAAAGAGCCGGACGAAGACATCAAGACCGCCGGCGAGAAGCTCTCGGAGTCCTACGAGCAACTCGAGGACGACGACGCCGAGGCCGCGGTCGACAACTGGAAGGAGTCGATCGATTACGTCGCGCGCGCGGCCGACTCCGCGAGCCGGAAGGCACTGCGCCGCGTTGAGGACACGGTCTATCAGAACGTGATGACTCAACTCGCGCCCTACTACTTCGACAACGAACTCATTAGCGCCAACATCCAGCAGGCCGCGCGCAACGGCGGGAACGGCGAGCAGTTCGTCTTCGAGGTCAACGTCAACGACGACGTGCTCAAGGAGAGCGTCTCCGACCGGCTCGCCGACTACGAGGACGAGGTCGACCGCTGGCACGTCGAGATCGAGAAGGACACCGACGCGGCCGAAGCCATCGAGGGCGCCGAGCCGCCGCCAGAGCCCGACGATAACTCGCGGTCGACGACGAACTGA
- the upp gene encoding uracil phosphoribosyltransferase, with the protein MPIEDRDNAYLITHALAKDTLSRLRDVETEQVSFRKGLVKLGRICGYEIIDGRMETEYVEIETPLEQTMGERVRGLDDVVIINVLRAATPFVEGLLKAFPRARQGVISASRNEEAGRAEDGSFPITVDYVKLPEIHEEDTVIIADPMLATGSTMCTVLEHVVENAVQPENLIVLSAVSAPEGLLRVNEAVDEADLLTVSIDDRLDEDGFIVPGLGDAGDRAFRTT; encoded by the coding sequence ATGCCGATCGAAGACCGGGACAACGCGTATCTCATCACGCATGCATTGGCGAAGGACACGCTCTCGCGTCTGCGCGACGTCGAGACCGAACAGGTCAGCTTCCGAAAGGGGCTGGTCAAACTCGGCCGGATCTGTGGCTACGAGATCATCGACGGCCGCATGGAGACCGAGTACGTCGAGATCGAGACGCCCCTCGAGCAGACGATGGGCGAGCGCGTCCGCGGGCTCGACGACGTCGTGATCATCAACGTGCTCCGCGCCGCGACGCCCTTTGTCGAGGGACTGCTGAAGGCGTTCCCGCGAGCGCGACAGGGCGTCATCAGCGCGAGCCGCAACGAGGAGGCCGGCCGCGCCGAGGACGGCTCGTTCCCCATCACCGTCGACTACGTGAAACTGCCCGAGATCCACGAGGAGGACACGGTCATCATCGCCGATCCGATGCTCGCGACGGGGAGTACGATGTGTACCGTCCTCGAGCACGTCGTCGAGAACGCCGTGCAACCGGAGAACCTGATCGTCCTCTCCGCGGTGTCGGCACCCGAAGGACTGCTCCGGGTCAACGAAGCGGTCGACGAGGCCGACCTGCTGACGGTCTCGATCGACGATCGCCTCGACGAGGACGGCTTCATCGTCCCCGGCCTCGGCGACGCCGGTGACCGGGCGTTCCGGACGACCTGA
- a CDS encoding cupin domain-containing protein, with product MSYTVVDPDDLERVDERPCDLRRLSDAAGMETVAINRFDAEPGEQLPLAYHYHETQEEAFVVLSGTLHVETPDEEFTVPQGSLFAVEPGAPQRAYNPADADDAVSVIAVGAPPVDGDAVPYEPEE from the coding sequence ATGAGTTACACCGTCGTCGATCCGGACGACCTCGAGCGAGTCGATGAACGGCCCTGCGATCTCCGCCGACTGAGCGACGCGGCGGGCATGGAAACCGTCGCGATCAATCGGTTCGACGCCGAACCGGGCGAGCAGTTGCCGCTCGCCTACCACTATCACGAAACCCAAGAGGAGGCGTTCGTCGTCCTCTCGGGAACGCTTCACGTCGAGACGCCCGACGAGGAGTTTACGGTCCCGCAGGGGTCGCTGTTCGCGGTCGAACCCGGCGCGCCCCAGCGAGCGTACAACCCCGCCGACGCCGACGACGCGGTCTCGGTGATCGCGGTCGGCGCGCCGCCGGTCGACGGCGACGCCGTCCCGTACGAGCCCGAGGAGTGA
- a CDS encoding DUF2892 domain-containing protein — protein MDRNVGGFDRLGRLVLAAILLVVGYRNRDRTLGTLAFIAGSDVLATAIIQRCPANAVLGIDTCGTRE, from the coding sequence ATGGACCGAAACGTCGGCGGATTCGACCGGCTCGGCCGCCTCGTCCTCGCGGCGATACTCCTCGTCGTCGGCTACCGAAATCGGGATCGAACGCTCGGCACGCTGGCGTTCATCGCCGGTAGCGACGTCCTCGCAACCGCGATCATCCAGCGGTGTCCGGCGAACGCGGTGCTGGGAATCGACACCTGCGGGACCAGAGAGTAA
- a CDS encoding TAXI family TRAP transporter solute-binding subunit, protein MSHDFNRRSFVKAAGITGIAGLAGCLGGDGNTLSWDAGGTGGTYYPLSGNFKDILEDNTDYSLQVKSTGASVENVSSLNREEADFALIQNDIAYFATNGTGIEELQGEGMDNIRGVATLYPETIHVITQADSGIESVEDLDGAAINTGAPGSGTQVNALQILETAGITEDDFEEQNANFDTAADQIRDGDIDAAFVVGGWPVGSIEDLATSNDISLVEISGDLREDIRSEAEWFADDTVPAGTYNGVDADVETVSVQAMIATHDGVEDDVVETVTAAIFDNTDDLNYKADFISADSAQEGMPIDLHPGAEAYFG, encoded by the coding sequence ATGTCACATGATTTCAACAGACGATCTTTCGTGAAGGCGGCAGGTATTACTGGGATTGCCGGCCTCGCCGGCTGTCTCGGTGGGGACGGTAACACGCTCTCGTGGGACGCCGGCGGCACCGGCGGAACGTACTATCCGCTTTCGGGGAATTTCAAGGATATCCTCGAGGACAACACGGATTACTCTCTGCAGGTGAAGTCGACCGGGGCCAGCGTCGAGAACGTCAGCAGCCTCAACCGAGAGGAGGCCGACTTCGCGCTGATCCAGAACGATATCGCGTACTTCGCGACGAACGGAACCGGTATCGAGGAACTCCAAGGCGAGGGGATGGATAACATCCGCGGCGTCGCGACGCTGTACCCCGAGACGATCCACGTCATCACGCAGGCCGATTCGGGAATCGAGTCCGTCGAGGATCTCGACGGCGCGGCGATCAACACCGGCGCTCCCGGTAGCGGGACGCAGGTCAACGCCCTCCAGATCCTCGAGACCGCGGGGATCACGGAAGACGACTTCGAGGAGCAAAACGCCAACTTCGATACGGCGGCCGACCAGATCCGGGACGGCGATATCGACGCGGCGTTCGTCGTCGGCGGCTGGCCGGTCGGTTCCATCGAGGACCTCGCGACGAGCAACGATATCAGTCTGGTCGAAATCTCGGGCGACCTCCGAGAGGACATTCGATCCGAGGCCGAGTGGTTCGCCGACGATACCGTTCCCGCCGGCACCTACAACGGCGTCGACGCCGATGTCGAGACCGTCTCCGTCCAGGCGATGATCGCGACCCACGACGGGGTCGAAGACGATGTCGTCGAAACGGTGACGGCGGCGATCTTCGACAACACTGACGATCTCAACTACAAGGCGGACTTCATCAGCGCCGACTCGGCCCAAGAGGGGATGCCGATCGACCTCCACCCCGGCGCCGAAGCGTACTTCGGATAA
- a CDS encoding DUF1850 domain-containing protein, with translation MSSASGGQTLVVTDADSGERLLEVPVDDGDEVTLAYTHSVEKTPVEDVYVVEDDILRMDRMVFHSHGAGLPAAESMERTDEGLVVTRNDTYEAVPVAPGSIAGHELVIDGERYDLVERSDGPVDISVDGGLFDTTLLTDRFTAADSKLDDGRYSDSL, from the coding sequence GTGTCATCGGCTTCGGGCGGGCAGACGCTCGTCGTCACCGATGCCGATTCGGGCGAGCGCCTGCTCGAGGTCCCCGTCGACGACGGTGACGAGGTAACGCTGGCGTACACCCATAGTGTCGAAAAGACGCCGGTCGAGGACGTGTACGTCGTCGAGGATGACATCCTCCGGATGGATCGGATGGTGTTCCATTCTCACGGCGCGGGGCTCCCGGCCGCCGAGTCGATGGAACGGACCGACGAGGGACTCGTCGTGACGCGCAACGATACCTACGAGGCGGTCCCGGTCGCGCCCGGCTCGATCGCCGGTCACGAACTCGTGATCGACGGCGAGCGGTACGATCTGGTCGAGCGGTCCGACGGGCCCGTCGATATCTCCGTCGACGGCGGACTGTTCGATACGACCCTCCTGACCGACCGTTTCACGGCGGCCGATTCGAAACTCGACGACGGACGATATTCTGACTCCCTATGA
- a CDS encoding TRAP transporter fused permease subunit — MSIDTNTDAVSEEEQEEIMQEVERRRTLQGPAVVAVALVGILFSAFQLWLAARSREFGATLPVVGEFSLGSLQQLQVNAIHVTFALILAFLLFPGSRGDGFVARRLGRIPPAVRSRFGPEHPLSRAATRLADGIRWAAVDPSMNRITPVDIALVVLSVLPTYYIVTEIDEIQRLAILGIHGARPIHEMYPALEPLVTAATMVGIPLDSVSYAFLLGTLGILLVLEATRRTLGVHLMSLVGLFIVYARWGYVIPSDSPIGALSILPETWGSIVYNLWYTVEAGVFSVPVTVSVRFIYIFVLFGAFLEMSGAGKWFIDLAYSATGTRKGGPAKASVVSSGFMGMLSGSSIANTVTTGAFTIPLMKRSGYSPEFSGAVESSASSGGQILPPVMGAAAFLIVEYTGTPYPDVIVAATLPAIAFFFGMWVMVHFEAVRGGIGGLPRAELPDALDALRTGWFYLVPIALLIYFLVFARLSIARAGWYTIVAIVALIAVVAAYNERNAVPLLGSIAALFVAQTAAFATYGVGLASAGQVLLGLESAADPYSLGAAATAAVSDLGLIAILVSVAFLLARPHADSPLLELDEAVDESAQRSAAAINRPSLAENTGYRLGAFVLKSMESGARTATTVVIAVAAAGVVPGVISVSGLGPNLAALISAVSGGSILLLLVLTGIASIIFGMGMPTTAMYIILVAMLGGPIEEAVGTVLAAHLFVLYFGLMADVTPPVAVAAFAGAGIAKADELKTAISAFLLSLNKILVPFAFVFSPGVLLVRETGDGWGVIGWADVSDLGFFLPEVVVPVLGMFLGVYALGVTIIGCQFSPVDSGNRTLYAIASILLMVPEIPLLIVEAVLSLAGVSVGLTGLTVTLLLRAVGLVILVTLSQRNRSRLTGSETDVSVPTPDA; from the coding sequence ATGAGCATTGATACGAATACGGACGCGGTTTCGGAAGAAGAGCAAGAAGAAATCATGCAGGAAGTCGAGCGCCGCCGCACCCTTCAGGGCCCCGCGGTCGTCGCCGTCGCGCTGGTCGGCATCCTGTTTTCGGCGTTTCAACTGTGGCTCGCCGCGCGCAGCCGTGAGTTCGGCGCGACGCTGCCGGTCGTCGGCGAATTCTCCCTCGGTTCGCTCCAACAGCTACAGGTCAACGCGATCCACGTCACGTTCGCGTTGATCCTCGCGTTCCTGCTCTTCCCGGGGAGCCGGGGAGACGGGTTCGTCGCCAGACGGCTCGGTCGGATTCCGCCCGCCGTCCGGTCGAGATTCGGGCCGGAGCACCCGCTCTCGAGAGCGGCGACGCGACTTGCAGACGGGATACGCTGGGCCGCCGTCGATCCCTCGATGAACCGGATCACTCCGGTGGACATCGCGCTCGTCGTCCTCTCGGTCCTTCCCACGTACTACATCGTCACCGAGATCGACGAGATTCAGCGGCTCGCGATCCTCGGGATCCACGGTGCCCGCCCGATACACGAGATGTATCCCGCGCTCGAGCCGCTGGTCACTGCCGCCACGATGGTCGGCATTCCGCTCGATAGCGTCTCCTACGCGTTCCTCCTCGGGACGCTCGGCATCCTGCTGGTCCTCGAGGCGACCAGACGGACCCTCGGTGTGCACCTCATGTCGCTAGTCGGCCTGTTCATCGTCTACGCCCGGTGGGGATACGTCATCCCGAGCGATTCGCCGATCGGCGCGCTCTCGATCCTCCCCGAAACGTGGGGCAGCATCGTCTACAACCTCTGGTACACGGTCGAAGCGGGCGTCTTCAGCGTGCCCGTCACCGTCAGCGTTCGGTTCATCTACATCTTCGTCCTCTTCGGCGCGTTCCTCGAGATGAGCGGTGCCGGCAAGTGGTTCATCGACCTCGCCTACTCGGCGACCGGGACCCGGAAGGGCGGCCCGGCGAAGGCGAGCGTCGTCTCGAGCGGGTTCATGGGGATGCTCAGCGGCTCGTCGATCGCGAACACGGTCACGACCGGCGCGTTCACGATTCCGCTGATGAAGCGGTCGGGCTACTCGCCCGAGTTCTCCGGGGCCGTCGAATCCTCCGCCTCGTCGGGCGGGCAGATCCTGCCGCCGGTGATGGGGGCGGCCGCGTTCCTCATCGTCGAGTACACCGGCACACCGTACCCGGACGTGATCGTTGCCGCGACCCTGCCCGCCATCGCGTTCTTCTTCGGGATGTGGGTGATGGTCCACTTCGAGGCCGTCCGCGGCGGTATCGGCGGACTGCCGCGCGCGGAACTGCCCGACGCCCTCGACGCGCTCCGGACCGGCTGGTTCTATCTGGTGCCGATCGCGCTCCTGATCTACTTCCTCGTCTTCGCCCGCCTCTCGATCGCCCGCGCCGGCTGGTACACGATCGTCGCCATCGTCGCGCTGATCGCAGTCGTCGCCGCCTACAACGAGCGGAACGCCGTCCCGCTTCTGGGATCGATCGCCGCGCTCTTCGTCGCCCAAACCGCGGCCTTCGCGACCTACGGAGTCGGACTCGCGAGTGCGGGACAGGTCCTCCTCGGCCTCGAGTCGGCGGCCGATCCGTACTCGCTCGGTGCCGCAGCGACCGCCGCGGTGTCGGATCTCGGGCTGATCGCGATCCTCGTCAGCGTCGCCTTCCTGCTCGCTCGCCCGCACGCGGACTCGCCGCTGCTCGAGTTGGACGAGGCGGTCGACGAGTCCGCACAGCGGTCCGCGGCGGCGATCAACCGGCCGTCGCTCGCCGAGAACACCGGCTATCGACTCGGCGCGTTCGTGCTGAAATCGATGGAGTCCGGCGCACGCACCGCGACGACGGTCGTTATCGCGGTCGCCGCGGCGGGCGTCGTCCCCGGCGTCATCAGCGTCTCCGGACTGGGGCCGAACCTCGCCGCGCTCATCTCGGCCGTCAGCGGCGGTTCGATCCTGCTCTTGCTCGTCCTCACCGGGATCGCGTCGATCATCTTCGGGATGGGGATGCCCACGACCGCGATGTACATCATCCTGGTCGCGATGCTCGGCGGGCCGATCGAGGAGGCCGTCGGTACGGTCCTCGCTGCCCACCTCTTCGTGCTCTACTTCGGGCTGATGGCGGACGTGACACCGCCCGTCGCCGTCGCCGCCTTCGCCGGTGCGGGCATCGCCAAGGCCGACGAACTCAAGACCGCGATCAGCGCGTTCCTGCTCTCGCTGAACAAGATCCTCGTCCCCTTCGCCTTCGTCTTCTCGCCGGGCGTCCTGCTCGTCCGCGAAACGGGCGACGGGTGGGGCGTTATCGGCTGGGCCGACGTCTCGGATCTCGGCTTCTTCCTCCCCGAAGTCGTGGTCCCGGTCCTCGGGATGTTCCTCGGGGTCTACGCCCTCGGCGTGACGATCATCGGCTGTCAGTTCTCGCCGGTCGACTCCGGTAATCGCACGCTGTACGCGATCGCGTCGATCCTGCTGATGGTCCCCGAGATTCCCCTGCTCATCGTCGAGGCAGTCCTCTCGCTGGCCGGCGTCTCCGTCGGCCTCACCGGTCTCACGGTCACGCTCCTGTTGCGGGCCGTCGGGCTGGTGATCCTCGTCACGCTGTCCCAGCGCAACCGCTCTCGACTGACGGGGTCCGAGACGGACGTCTCCGTGCCGACTCCGGACGCGTAA